The Thermoanaerobaculales bacterium genome has a segment encoding these proteins:
- a CDS encoding glycosyltransferase: MKILWASPLPPTRSGVADYAVELLPELGRRAEVRVVAPPGQPPEGADGMVGGCPLVPTTTVAADDEVQLVHLGNNPHHEWLLERLHRPRTVVVLHDAVLHHLLVEATLAHGRPDRFAALLRQSHPGAGALVRARASGVTGRRDPFLFPARRGFLDGAAMVIVHSRWAAEQVRHDLPGTPVARIGLAVADPGPVDRLAVRSRLGVAPDTVLLAHLGFLTPEKGLVDVLGALAVARAIGVPARLLMVGEGGQRGAVTSAAARLGLEEAVLFTGWVPAAEFAPLPGAADLGIALRDPSAGETSAAAVRFFACGTPVAVTAVRQFLEWPREAAPRVTPGASACADLVRLIREAGDGGERWAARRRAARAAYDEGHRPAAAADQLLAALEHSGIVQA, encoded by the coding sequence GTGAAGATCCTCTGGGCCTCGCCGCTGCCGCCGACGCGTTCCGGGGTGGCCGACTACGCGGTGGAGCTGCTGCCGGAGCTTGGACGGCGGGCCGAGGTCCGGGTCGTGGCGCCGCCCGGGCAGCCGCCGGAGGGAGCGGACGGGATGGTCGGGGGCTGCCCGCTGGTCCCGACCACGACCGTCGCGGCCGACGACGAGGTCCAGCTGGTGCACCTGGGCAACAACCCGCACCACGAGTGGCTGCTCGAGCGGCTGCACCGGCCGCGGACCGTGGTGGTCCTCCACGACGCCGTTCTGCACCATCTGCTGGTGGAGGCGACCCTCGCGCACGGCCGGCCGGACCGCTTCGCCGCCCTCCTTCGCCAGTCCCATCCCGGGGCGGGGGCGCTGGTCCGGGCGCGTGCCAGCGGCGTCACCGGGCGGCGCGATCCGTTCCTCTTTCCGGCCCGGCGCGGCTTTCTCGACGGGGCCGCGATGGTGATCGTGCACTCGCGGTGGGCGGCGGAGCAGGTCCGCCACGACCTCCCCGGCACGCCGGTGGCACGGATCGGGCTCGCCGTGGCCGACCCGGGGCCGGTCGATCGCTTGGCGGTCCGGAGCCGCCTCGGCGTCGCCCCCGACACCGTGCTGCTGGCCCACCTCGGCTTCCTGACGCCCGAGAAGGGGCTGGTCGACGTTCTCGGGGCCCTGGCCGTGGCGCGCGCGATCGGCGTGCCGGCCCGGCTGCTCATGGTCGGCGAGGGTGGCCAGCGCGGCGCCGTCACCTCCGCCGCTGCCCGGCTCGGGCTCGAGGAGGCGGTCCTCTTCACCGGATGGGTGCCCGCGGCGGAGTTCGCGCCGCTGCCGGGCGCCGCCGACCTCGGGATCGCGCTGCGCGACCCGTCGGCCGGCGAGACCTCGGCGGCGGCGGTTCGCTTCTTCGCGTGCGGCACGCCGGTCGCCGTCACCGCGGTCCGCCAGTTCCTGGAGTGGCCGCGGGAGGCCGCGCCGCGGGTGACGCCCGGGGCGTCGGCATGCGCGGATCTGGTGCGCCTGATCCGCGAGGCCGGGGACGGCGGCGAGCGGTGGGCGGCGCGCAGGAGGGCGGCCCGGGCGGCCTACGACGAGGGGCACCGGCCGGCCGCCGCCGCCGACCAGCTGCTCGCCGCTCTCGAGCACTCAGGCATCGTGCAGGCATGA
- a CDS encoding tetratricopeptide repeat protein, protein MARCAVHRRLTAAAVVLGALLAGASALAQNATPSEQAALEAYREGSFSRAVQLYTRALTETDDPTHRAQLHISVAWTLFALGRHGEVDTHLRAAIVEDPDLTLVPDYYTKEFIDLFEAAKGRQRNAARDGSPTPPPDLEATLAAVSGRLESGRDLEGALADVERLIVAYPGDGRLLPLRADLLRRLGRDDEAQAVLHAYASGAPDVPIENLSIPDLILRANRLLDDGDAESAFGLLREAVFRQPANVAALELMAEASVRTGRWQDAEFALKSALGLQPDNLNLQLRLGGVYLAKNDTSAARDVFRELTERYPHSDRAWASLGLLDARLGNDERALTELGQALQENPLLPEVQLGYGELLLEQGRPGEALAAFQAAKNLLPDDPQLEGRTGQALLALGRDAEAASHLRAAIDGGFRPFDIQRSWALTLIRDRAHAEAARSLADIPADERGDRDVATGLLLLQQGSFAEAEAVLRQAAGQRPSDAALLNLLAAAIFDQQRYAESAELLRRAVELQPADQTLARNLDRAEAAQAAVELAERARPVRSGGVP, encoded by the coding sequence ATGGCCCGCTGTGCCGTCCACCGTCGCCTGACGGCCGCCGCCGTCGTGCTCGGCGCGCTGCTGGCCGGGGCCAGCGCGCTCGCTCAGAACGCCACGCCGAGCGAGCAGGCGGCCCTCGAGGCCTACCGCGAGGGCTCGTTCAGCCGCGCCGTCCAGCTCTACACTCGCGCGCTGACGGAGACCGACGACCCCACCCACCGTGCACAGCTCCACATCAGCGTCGCCTGGACGCTGTTCGCCCTCGGACGGCACGGCGAGGTCGACACCCACCTCCGGGCCGCGATCGTCGAGGACCCTGACCTCACCCTGGTCCCCGACTACTACACCAAGGAGTTCATCGACCTCTTCGAGGCGGCCAAGGGACGGCAGCGCAACGCGGCCCGCGATGGCAGCCCGACTCCGCCCCCCGACCTCGAGGCGACCCTGGCCGCGGTCAGTGGCCGGCTGGAGTCCGGGCGCGACCTCGAGGGCGCGCTCGCCGACGTCGAACGCCTGATCGTCGCCTACCCGGGCGACGGCCGGCTGCTGCCGCTGCGCGCAGACCTGCTGCGCCGGCTCGGCCGCGACGACGAGGCCCAGGCCGTGCTCCACGCCTATGCCTCCGGCGCACCGGATGTGCCGATCGAGAACCTCTCGATCCCGGACCTGATCCTCCGCGCCAACCGCCTGCTCGATGACGGCGACGCCGAGTCCGCGTTCGGCCTGCTCCGCGAGGCCGTGTTCCGGCAGCCGGCCAACGTCGCCGCGCTCGAGCTGATGGCCGAGGCCTCCGTCAGGACCGGCCGCTGGCAGGATGCCGAGTTCGCCCTCAAGTCGGCGCTCGGCCTCCAGCCCGACAACCTCAACCTGCAGCTGCGCCTCGGCGGGGTGTACCTCGCCAAGAACGACACCTCCGCCGCCCGCGACGTCTTTCGCGAGCTCACCGAACGCTACCCCCACTCCGACCGGGCGTGGGCCTCGCTCGGCCTGCTCGACGCGCGGCTCGGCAACGACGAGCGCGCTCTGACTGAGCTCGGACAGGCGCTGCAGGAGAACCCGCTGCTGCCCGAGGTGCAGCTCGGCTACGGCGAGCTGCTGCTCGAGCAGGGCCGGCCGGGAGAGGCCCTGGCCGCCTTCCAGGCGGCGAAGAACCTGCTTCCCGACGATCCCCAGCTCGAGGGCCGCACCGGGCAGGCCCTGCTCGCCCTCGGGCGCGACGCCGAAGCCGCGAGCCACCTCCGCGCGGCCATCGACGGCGGTTTCCGGCCGTTCGACATCCAGCGCAGCTGGGCGCTCACCCTGATCCGCGACCGGGCCCACGCCGAGGCCGCGCGGTCGCTCGCCGACATCCCGGCCGATGAGCGCGGCGACCGTGATGTCGCGACCGGGCTGCTGCTCCTCCAGCAGGGGTCGTTCGCCGAGGCCGAGGCCGTGCTCCGCCAGGCGGCCGGCCAGCGGCCGTCCGACGCCGCGCTGCTCAACCTGCTGGCGGCCGCGATCTTCGACCAGCAGCGGTATGCCGAGTCGGCCGAGCTCCTGCGGCGGGCGGTCGAGCTCCAGCCGGCTGACCAGACGCTGGCCCGCAACCTCGACCGCGCCGAGGCGGCGCAAGCGGCCGTGGAGCTGGCCGAGCGCGCCAGGCCGGTGCGGTCGGGCGGAGTGCCGTGA
- a CDS encoding serine/threonine-protein kinase, protein MERPRHVGKYEVISQVASGGFGVVYKGWDPYIKRPVAIKMCLTPDEDVRRRFQQEAQLVGNLVHRNITLVFDYGVEDGVPFIVQEFLTGFDLDQLAAAGTLSETRSVIAILLQVCEGLEFAHHRGIVHRDIKPANIRVLEDGTVKILDFGIAKSQQSVSRLTRTGIALGTAGYLAPEQIDGGPVDPRTDIFALGVVAYELVTRVRPFHSGSLSNVLYKILHEDPPPPSAVNPACSPELDRLITRSIAKDPGQRFQSAAELLDALRAIAVAEINDPDAGRDTTTGILRSAVHRMDDVPKPEAADEPTTAGLARPARAARPAHAQIEHPPSLDDTDRARHRPALVTFLVLLGVLGLAAALLYYSKDVQRLVFRGDGPPWMPTPTPTSTTTPTPTATPAPTATPTPGLVTVQLVVDPPAALRVDGQPFGSGRVTGGATQLMPGSHTFTLTLPGFPERTLVREVSPDTSTLSLTLEVGMLTVMLDPTRSPPGGVAFLDGRELGPMPLVRRKVPAGEHVLTVRWPGIAAPYQRVISVPLLPNELRLPPVAPPPG, encoded by the coding sequence ATGGAAAGACCACGCCACGTCGGCAAGTACGAGGTGATCTCGCAGGTCGCCAGCGGCGGCTTCGGCGTGGTCTACAAGGGGTGGGACCCCTACATCAAGCGGCCGGTCGCAATCAAGATGTGCCTGACGCCGGACGAGGACGTGCGCCGGCGCTTCCAGCAGGAGGCCCAGCTCGTCGGCAACCTGGTCCACCGCAACATCACGCTGGTGTTCGACTACGGCGTCGAGGACGGGGTGCCGTTCATCGTCCAGGAGTTCCTCACCGGCTTCGACCTCGACCAGCTCGCCGCCGCCGGCACCCTGAGCGAGACGCGGTCGGTGATCGCGATCCTGCTCCAGGTCTGCGAGGGGCTCGAGTTCGCCCACCACCGCGGGATCGTCCACCGCGACATCAAGCCCGCCAACATCCGGGTGCTCGAGGACGGCACCGTCAAGATCCTCGACTTCGGCATCGCCAAGTCGCAGCAGTCGGTGAGCAGGCTCACCCGGACCGGGATCGCCCTCGGCACCGCCGGCTACCTCGCGCCCGAGCAGATCGACGGCGGGCCCGTCGATCCCCGCACCGACATCTTCGCCCTCGGGGTGGTGGCGTACGAGCTCGTCACCCGCGTCCGTCCCTTCCACAGCGGCTCGCTCAGCAACGTGCTCTACAAGATCCTGCACGAGGATCCGCCGCCGCCCAGCGCCGTCAACCCGGCCTGCAGCCCGGAGCTCGACCGGCTGATCACGCGCTCGATCGCCAAGGACCCCGGCCAGCGCTTTCAGAGCGCTGCCGAGCTGCTCGATGCCCTGCGCGCGATCGCGGTGGCCGAGATCAACGATCCCGACGCGGGGCGGGACACGACCACCGGGATCCTGCGCAGCGCGGTCCACCGGATGGACGATGTGCCCAAGCCGGAGGCGGCGGACGAGCCGACCACCGCGGGACTGGCGAGACCGGCCCGGGCGGCGCGGCCCGCCCATGCGCAGATCGAGCACCCGCCGAGCCTCGACGACACGGACCGGGCCCGCCACCGCCCCGCCCTGGTCACCTTCCTGGTGCTGCTCGGGGTCCTCGGGCTCGCCGCCGCCCTCCTCTACTACTCGAAGGACGTGCAGCGGCTGGTGTTCCGGGGCGACGGCCCACCCTGGATGCCGACGCCCACCCCCACCTCGACCACCACCCCGACCCCCACCGCCACGCCGGCGCCGACCGCCACCCCGACGCCGGGGCTGGTGACGGTGCAGCTCGTCGTCGACCCGCCGGCGGCCCTGCGGGTCGACGGCCAGCCGTTCGGCAGCGGCCGCGTGACCGGCGGCGCAACCCAGCTCATGCCCGGCTCGCACACCTTCACCCTCACCCTCCCGGGCTTCCCGGAGCGGACGCTCGTCCGCGAGGTGTCGCCCGACACCTCGACCCTCTCCCTCACCCTCGAGGTCGGGATGCTGACCGTCATGCTCGATCCGACGAGGTCGCCTCCGGGCGGCGTCGCGTTCCTCGACGGCCGCGAGCTCGGTCCGATGCCCCTGGTGCGCCGCAAGGTGCCGGCCGGCGAGCACGTGCTGACGGTCCGCTGGCCGGGCATCGCCGCCCCGTACCAGCGCGTGATCTCGGTGCCCCTGCTGCCCAACGAGCTCCGGCTGCCTCCGGTCGCCCCGCCGCCGGGCTGA
- a CDS encoding NADH-quinone oxidoreductase subunit N, giving the protein MLTPSLTDLASVAPEIVLAVAAGVLLAVEAFLPGLRRFLSPITMVAAVVAAWARFHFPLPGAVWGGLLSIDRVAAFVDLYILVAVLLTAWMSAPFLRRNNADRGEYYSLLLLAAIGAMIMAASVDALTVFLGLELLSIPLYVLNGFLRGNAISIEAGIKYFVVGAFASAFVVYGFSLMYGMAGSTRLHAMGQSAIAAGGMAPLMAIGLAGVVGGLGFKLALFPFHAWAPDVYQGGPTPVVAFLSVVPKGAALVTLLRLADGLDLLHLSPRWVAAAAVIAVGSMTLGNVVAIVQRDIKRMLAYSGIAHMGYAMVAIIVAGVDGGSAVLVYLAAYTLMNIGAFAVVAQLSEREDEPHLIGELAGQGWTRPLPALALTLCLVSLAGVPPLIGFTGKFVVFRAAVNHGFVWLAVIGVINSLVSAFYYLRVVYVLYMQPLPRRAPVFASARSLAAVAAVAALGVIVLGLLPMPIIDAAEQAILDLAR; this is encoded by the coding sequence GTGCTGACCCCCTCGCTGACCGACCTGGCGTCCGTCGCCCCCGAGATCGTCCTCGCGGTGGCCGCCGGCGTCCTGCTCGCGGTCGAGGCCTTCCTCCCCGGGCTGCGCCGGTTCCTGTCGCCGATCACCATGGTCGCGGCCGTCGTCGCTGCCTGGGCGCGCTTCCACTTCCCGCTGCCCGGCGCGGTCTGGGGCGGGCTGCTGTCGATCGACCGGGTGGCCGCGTTCGTCGACCTCTACATCCTGGTGGCGGTGCTGCTCACGGCCTGGATGTCGGCCCCGTTCCTGCGCCGCAACAACGCGGACCGCGGCGAGTACTACTCGCTGCTGCTGCTGGCCGCCATCGGCGCCATGATCATGGCCGCCTCGGTGGACGCGCTGACCGTGTTCCTCGGCCTCGAGCTGCTGTCGATTCCGCTTTACGTGCTCAACGGCTTCCTGCGCGGCAACGCGATCTCCATCGAGGCCGGCATCAAGTACTTCGTGGTCGGCGCCTTCGCCTCGGCGTTCGTGGTGTACGGGTTCTCGCTGATGTACGGCATGGCCGGCAGCACCAGGCTCCACGCCATGGGCCAGTCCGCGATCGCCGCCGGCGGGATGGCGCCGCTGATGGCGATCGGGCTGGCCGGGGTGGTCGGCGGCCTCGGCTTCAAGCTCGCCCTGTTCCCGTTCCACGCCTGGGCCCCCGACGTCTATCAGGGCGGCCCGACGCCGGTGGTCGCGTTCCTCTCGGTGGTCCCCAAGGGCGCCGCGCTGGTGACCTTGCTCCGCCTCGCCGACGGCCTCGACCTGCTCCACCTGTCGCCGCGCTGGGTGGCGGCGGCCGCGGTCATCGCGGTCGGCTCGATGACCCTCGGCAACGTGGTCGCGATCGTGCAGCGCGACATCAAGCGGATGCTCGCGTACTCCGGCATCGCGCACATGGGGTACGCGATGGTCGCCATCATCGTCGCCGGCGTCGACGGCGGGTCCGCGGTGCTCGTCTACCTGGCGGCCTACACCCTGATGAACATCGGCGCGTTCGCCGTGGTCGCCCAGCTGTCGGAGCGCGAGGACGAGCCCCACCTGATCGGCGAGCTTGCCGGCCAGGGCTGGACGCGCCCGCTCCCGGCGCTCGCCCTGACCCTGTGCCTGGTCTCGCTGGCCGGAGTGCCGCCGCTGATCGGGTTCACGGGCAAGTTCGTGGTCTTCCGCGCGGCCGTCAACCACGGGTTCGTGTGGCTGGCGGTCATCGGCGTCATCAACTCGTTGGTCTCCGCCTTCTACTACCTGCGAGTGGTCTACGTGCTGTACATGCAGCCGCTGCCCAGGCGAGCGCCGGTCTTCGCATCGGCCCGCTCGCTCGCGGCGGTGGCGGCGGTCGCCGCGCTCGGCGTGATCGTGCTCGGGCTGCTGCCGATGCCGATCATCGATGCCGCCGAGCAGGCCATCCTCGACCTGGCGAGGTGA
- a CDS encoding redox-sensing transcriptional repressor Rex, with amino-acid sequence MGAHKRHVDTSTISDLTVARLSVYLRCVERLLDERGLETVSSQELARRFNLNSAQIRKDLAYFGEFGVRGVGYNVRELRQHIVEILGLDREHRLVIIGAGNLGTALCHYSGFTGGSFLVVGVLDSDPNRIGDPTPSGLLVEDASRLPEIVKQRGVEIGVITAPPVAAQAVCDRMVAAGLRTILNFAPIRVRAPEGVYVKTVDLKVHLEDLSFQITHVARPR; translated from the coding sequence ATGGGGGCCCACAAGCGGCACGTCGACACCTCCACGATCTCGGACCTGACCGTCGCCCGCCTCTCGGTGTACCTGCGCTGCGTCGAGCGGCTCCTTGACGAGCGCGGGCTCGAGACGGTCTCGTCGCAGGAGCTGGCGCGCCGCTTCAACCTCAACTCCGCCCAGATCCGCAAGGACCTCGCCTACTTCGGCGAGTTCGGGGTCCGCGGCGTCGGCTACAACGTCCGCGAGCTCCGCCAGCACATCGTGGAGATCCTCGGGCTCGACCGCGAGCACCGGCTGGTCATCATCGGCGCCGGCAACCTCGGGACCGCGCTCTGCCACTACTCCGGATTCACCGGCGGCAGCTTCCTCGTCGTCGGCGTGCTCGACTCCGACCCGAACCGGATCGGCGACCCGACCCCGTCGGGTCTGCTGGTCGAGGACGCGTCGCGGCTGCCCGAGATCGTCAAGCAGCGGGGGGTCGAGATCGGGGTCATCACCGCCCCGCCGGTTGCCGCCCAGGCGGTCTGCGATCGGATGGTCGCAGCCGGGCTGCGCACCATCCTCAACTTCGCGCCGATCCGCGTCAGGGCGCCCGAGGGCGTCTACGTGAAGACCGTTGACCTCAAGGTCCACCTCGAGGACCTGTCGTTCCAGATCACCCACGTTGCCCGACCGCGCTGA
- a CDS encoding NADH-quinone oxidoreductase subunit M, with translation MLDSSLLSLVTLLPAAGALALALLPARPATASRWFALGVSVVVFILSCLAWLRFDPNSPSFQLEERLAWIPQYGISYHIGVDGISLMLVLLTTLLVPVVILASWGSVDVHVKGFHIALLLLTTGMIGAFVALDLFLFYVFWELMLIPMYFIIGVWGGPRRIYAAVKFVIFTMVGSLLMLVAILYLAWYHHLSTGAWSYDYLALAASAPRIPLAGLWSPQALLFLAFGLAFAIKVPMFPFHTWLPDAHVEAPTGGSIILAGVLLKLGTYGFLRFNRALFPDAWTFFVPLIVVLAVIGILYGALVAMVQPDIKKLVAYSSVSHLGYVMLGLAAGTVASTQGAILQMVNHGLSTGALFLLVGVVYERRHTRQIADYGGIAGIVPVYTGIFLLVTLSSIGLPGLNGFVGEFLILAGAWRVFPVAVVFAGLGIILGAVYMLWMFQRVFWNPLVHDENRTLTDVNARELLALAPLVVLIVWIGVHPTTFLSPMEAAVRSLLG, from the coding sequence GTGCTCGACTCCTCGCTGCTGTCGCTCGTCACCCTCCTCCCGGCGGCCGGTGCGCTGGCGCTGGCGCTGCTGCCGGCGCGCCCGGCCACGGCCTCCCGCTGGTTCGCCCTCGGCGTGTCGGTCGTCGTGTTCATCCTGTCGTGCCTGGCCTGGCTGCGCTTCGACCCGAACAGCCCCTCGTTCCAGCTCGAGGAGCGGCTGGCATGGATTCCCCAGTACGGGATCAGCTATCACATCGGGGTCGACGGCATCTCGCTGATGCTGGTGCTCCTGACCACCCTGCTGGTCCCGGTCGTGATCCTCGCCTCGTGGGGGTCGGTCGACGTCCACGTCAAGGGCTTCCACATCGCGCTGCTGCTGCTGACCACCGGCATGATCGGCGCCTTCGTCGCGCTCGACCTGTTCCTGTTCTACGTGTTCTGGGAGCTGATGCTGATCCCGATGTACTTCATCATCGGGGTCTGGGGCGGGCCGCGGCGGATCTACGCGGCGGTCAAGTTCGTGATCTTCACCATGGTCGGATCGCTGCTGATGCTGGTCGCGATCCTCTACCTCGCGTGGTACCACCACCTGTCGACCGGGGCCTGGTCGTACGACTACCTCGCGCTGGCCGCCAGCGCGCCGCGGATCCCGCTCGCCGGGCTGTGGTCGCCGCAGGCGCTGCTGTTCCTCGCCTTCGGCCTGGCGTTCGCGATCAAGGTGCCGATGTTCCCGTTCCACACCTGGTTGCCGGACGCCCACGTCGAGGCGCCGACCGGCGGCTCGATCATCCTCGCCGGGGTGCTGCTGAAGCTCGGGACCTACGGTTTCCTGCGCTTCAACCGGGCCCTGTTCCCCGACGCCTGGACCTTCTTCGTGCCCCTGATCGTGGTCCTGGCGGTGATCGGCATCCTCTACGGGGCGCTGGTCGCGATGGTCCAGCCCGACATCAAGAAGCTGGTCGCGTACTCGTCGGTCAGTCACCTCGGATACGTCATGCTCGGGCTGGCCGCCGGGACCGTCGCCTCGACCCAGGGCGCGATCCTGCAGATGGTCAACCACGGCCTGTCGACGGGCGCCCTCTTCCTGCTCGTCGGCGTGGTCTACGAGCGCCGCCACACCCGGCAGATCGCGGACTACGGCGGGATCGCCGGCATCGTCCCGGTCTACACCGGCATCTTCCTGCTGGTCACGCTGTCCTCGATCGGGCTGCCCGGGCTCAACGGGTTTGTCGGCGAGTTCCTGATCCTCGCCGGTGCGTGGCGGGTGTTCCCGGTGGCGGTCGTGTTCGCCGGGCTCGGCATCATCCTCGGCGCGGTCTACATGCTGTGGATGTTCCAGCGGGTGTTCTGGAACCCGCTCGTCCACGACGAGAACCGGACGCTGACCGACGTCAACGCCCGCGAGCTCCTCGCGCTCGCTCCCCTGGTGGTGCTGATCGTGTGGATCGGCGTCCACCCCACGACCTTCCTGTCGCCCATGGAGGCGGCCGTGCGGTCCCTGCTGGGTTAG